acagagaaaccctgtcttaaaagacagaagaaaaagaaagaaaaaaaaaaagaaagaaacatctctccaacccctgaagattttttaattgtgtgtgtgttcatgtgggtaCAAGGGCCTGAAGCAGAACCCTAGCCAGGCTAACCTGGGACTCACTaattagctcaggctggcctcataggGAACCACCTGCCAagtaagtgctgggatcatagatgtgccgccaccgccaccaccaggTCGGTAGATGACTTTCTAGCACATTTGGTGCACAcatctatagtcccagcactcgggagtcagaagCATCTGGATGGagagtcatgagttcaaagccagcctgagctacacagtgagattgcctcaaaaaaacaaaaaagcaagagccaggatgtagctcagtggtagacctTTCCTCAGGGCCTTGGTTATATCCGCACTGCCACAAAAATCAATCAGAAAACTAGGGTTTCTGAGTATGTGTGATACAGAAGTAAGTTCATTGGCCAAGCCCCCCACCTCAAATAAACTTTGAAGGTTGAATTTAGTAACAATGTAAGTTGGAAATCCTGGGGCAGGGGAAGTGGGGAAACCCAGAttgtctgtttgcttttgtttttgtgtgggggtgggggtgtctcaatatgtagctcatGCTGACTTCCAAAttgaagcaatcctcctgcctcaacatcCTGAATACCGCATGGTATGTAAAAAGTCTGAATCTTATAGGTGTCAGTCTCCGTGGAAACAAGGGTGAAGATCTCAacagaaaaggggtggggggtgggggtggaggagagcttggctgtcttggagcacactctgtagactaggctggcctgtaACAAacagatccacctgactctgcctccaatGCTAGATAGCATTAAAggcacactctgtagaccaggctggcctgtaacaaacagagatccacctgactctgcctccagtgctaaataggattaaaggcgtgcaccaccacctggctgaaattttaattttctaattcaGGTACACGGTAGATGTTTTAAGCACATActtagatcacacacacacaaaaacaaaaaccaaacctaatGTATATGATGGTTCACCAAACCCCCGGTTATCCTTCACTAACAGGACAGGTAGCAACCCCTTCCTCTCACCTTCCTCAAGGCCCTACCCGAACCCTGCCTGTCTCTCCACTCCCTACTCTACCTGGCTCACTATTCCACTGAAGGTGACTAACCCCAACCAGGTCTAGACCTCAGCATCTCCGCAAGTCTGTAAAAGAGTTACATTTTATTATCGCTGCAGACAAGGTGCTTCGGTCCCACGATGAGTATATGCCAAGGGCGGGGAAAATCGTGCATCCTGCTCCCGACAGTTTTTGTAGCACCTTGAGCTAGGTTTCAGAAGGTCCGGGTACTTAGAGGGTCTTTGCAGCAAGTCCTCTTTTTGTATGATCATCAGTGATTTACCCCTGCGCTGCTTGCCTGGctcctggggggcggggggaggggcagTTAGTTGCACTCCAGCAGCTCAGCTAGGTGGGGCGTGCGTATGCTCTCCAAGTCCAGTAGATGGAAAGTGGTCAGCAGTAGCAACATCAGCGGTAAAAAAATACCCCAACAGCCACCCGTGGGTTTCAAACACTGAACTGCTGGTTGGCCGCCCTTCCCCACAGTACTAGACTTAGGCCAGGCCGCCATCCGGCTCCGCCTGGCCCAACAGATCCTCTGCTAGACTAGTGAGTTCGTTCTCCTCCAGCGCCTCCACCAGGCGCTGCAGTGTGGCACGGCGGCCCTCGGCTTGCATGAAACGGCGCAGCAGCTGGAAGGCCTGCTCGTATAGCCCATCACGCTCATACTCGTAGGCCAGCGAGTCGAGGGCAGGATCTCTCAGTGCCCGACAGTTACGCTGCAGCGAGCGCCCCACCCTGCGCCACTTGAGACCCACCGAGCGCGCAAACGTCTGCTGGTCTTGAAGAGTCAGTGGCCGGTTCACTGCAGAAGAAGTGAGCAAGAGGTGAGTGAGCACCGGTTCCCTGGAGCCCGCACCCTTCCGCACCTGCCTTCGGATACCTGGGCCCAGCCCTGCTCAGATCGACCTGCTGGTGACCCCCCGCTTCTGCTGATGAACCTCACCTACGAGCTGCCCGTGGAACAGAAAAGTCTGGCAGGCGGCCGGCAGTGGTTTCTCCTCGGTCGGAGAGGAAACCGGGAACTTCGAACCTGCAGAAGCTACCTGTATGGCTCCACCCTGGCCAGTGCAGTCACACGTCAGTTTGCAGAGCTCATCCTCCAGCTCCGCGAGTTCCTCGTCCCTGAGCCGGTCGGGCTGCACGAAGGGGTGCACAGTCAGTGCGGCTTTGGGCCGCGAATCCCCGCCCATCCCATCCTAACTACGGACGGCAGCACCTTCTGGGCTAAGATGTAATTCAAACAGCGCTCTTCATCAGTCAGCCAACTGTCCAGCTGCTCCGCACCTGCACGCAACTCCAGCTGCAACCGCAGCGCTTCCTGGGCAAGCGCCGGGGCCATGCACCTCTGCAGCGCGGTGCGCAGCGCCCCCTCGCGGTAGGCTTGGAGGAAGCGGCCGCACAGCACGCGCCCGCAGAACCGCAACTGGACGATGAGCTGAGGGTCGCTGCAGTGGATCTTGAGTATCTGCAGTACGTCAGAGCTGTCCCCACTCTCTGCGGAGGTGAGCAGTCAGGCCACACGTTGTCCCCCAAACAGGACTTTTTTCCAAGCAGCCAGAGGAGAAAGCTAAGCCCATAGTCGGCCTACTCTCCCAACCCCCAACGTCAGCCTCTAGTGCTCTCTGCCAAGAAGGGGAACAGAAAGGGTAGGTACTGGGGCAAGGAATGCTGCTGcggtgagagaggaagagaaaacggAAAAGTGCAATTAGAGGCAAAGAGAACAGGCTGCTCAGAAGTAAAGGCGGCTCTAAAGCAAGGTGGTATTAGAAAAAAAACAGGTGGATCTGGCAGACACAGACAAGTATACAAAAGTCTACACTCGAGGACACATGTGCAATAAGCAAAGGCTCCAGACCCCACACAGCCGGAAGTGCACCCTCTCTCCTCATCCCTCTTCCAACACCTCACCCAATAGTCTTTCTCTTAAAGGTGTCTGAGCCTAAATCCACAAGGCAAAGAAGTGGGCCCTCAATCCCAGCCCCTCCCACAAAGTCCCAGAGTCACTACACCTGCCCAGCCACACACCTGACAGTGCAGTCTGCAGAGCCTTGTATATTGCCACCTTCTTCTTGGGATCCGTGTAGGCTTCAGACAGGATCACCTTGTCTACCGCAGACTCCAAAAACAGGTATGcactgcccacccactcctcGTGGCCATTCTGACCGGCTGCCATCTTGCCTCCTAGAGATGCAAAGAGATCATCTCCAGACTTGGAAACAACTCTCCAGTCTCACGTAGTCCAGCAGTCCTTCCCCTGAGTCCCCAGCTTTGGACTCTGCTCCTAGTCCTGCCCAACCCAGACATGAATTCAGGATTGCCCCTCCATTGCCTTTAACAAAAAGTCTAAGGTCACAGTCACAGCAGGACAGTGGGCCCTCAGCCAGTATGTTTCTCTTACTAAAGCTGACAAAAGACATCTTCCTTCTGGATGGTGCTCCTGCTCCAGAACCAACCAGACTCACGTCTTAGCTTTGCCTTCAGCCTAAGTTCCCAAAGCCATTGCAGGTCCTACTGCTCCTCCTATACACGGCTCCACTTAATTGTCCCTGCCTAGATCCAAGTTTGAATGTGAAAGCAAGGCTGGCCAGTCTACATATCCCACTTGCCACTCTTCAGGAGCCAGTCAAAACTTGATATTGGCTCAAACTGGACTAATGACACTCAACTCTGCATTGCTGGGGGACCGTGAAGGAAGAGGCACTAATTTTCCCCTGAGTTCTCTGGCTCCTGCTTAGGAAGAACCTATCTGAGGGAAGGAGGAAGTCTACATGGAAGGAAATAAAGCCAAGAGATGAGGacacactttttttgttttgttttgttctgttttgtttttctgagacagggtccgtGTCTACGGTGGACATGtctggcctggcctggaacttactatgtaaaccaggttggcctccaactctcaGAGACCTGCATGCTCTggttcccaagtactgggattaaaagcatgagccaccacacctggcaggacactcatttttttttttttttttttggtttgcctGCATGGTTTCCTATGTACCACATACGTGTCTGGTacccaggaaggccagaagagggcatcagctttcctgggactggagttccagatggttgtgagccgcagcatgggtgctgggaat
The Mus musculus strain C57BL/6J chromosome 8, GRCm38.p6 C57BL/6J genome window above contains:
- the Tradd gene encoding tumor necrosis factor receptor type 1-associated DEATH domain protein, with protein sequence MAAGQNGHEEWVGSAYLFLESAVDKVILSEAYTDPKKKVAIYKALQTALSESGDSSDVLQILKIHCSDPQLIVQLRFCGRVLCGRFLQAYREGALRTALQRCMAPALAQEALRLQLELRAGAEQLDSWLTDEERCLNYILAQKPDRLRDEELAELEDELCKLTCDCTGQGGAIQVASAGSKFPVSSPTEEKPLPAACQTFLFHGQLVVNRPLTLQDQQTFARSVGLKWRRVGRSLQRNCRALRDPALDSLAYEYERDGLYEQAFQLLRRFMQAEGRRATLQRLVEALEENELTSLAEDLLGQAEPDGGLA